In one window of Aestuariirhabdus haliotis DNA:
- a CDS encoding K+/H+ antiporter subunit F: protein MLEQVTLLCGALTGLALLLNLWRLLKGPTLHDRILALDTMYINAIALILLLGTHMGSPLYFEGALLIAMLGFISTVTVAKYLLRGDIIE from the coding sequence ATGCTAGAGCAAGTCACATTACTCTGCGGCGCCCTCACCGGTCTGGCTCTGTTGCTTAATTTGTGGCGACTGCTGAAAGGACCGACGCTACACGACCGCATTCTGGCGCTGGATACCATGTACATCAATGCCATCGCGCTGATATTGCTGCTGGGTACCCACATGGGATCTCCACTGTACTTTGAAGGTGCATTGTTGATCGCCATGCTGGGCTTTATCAGCACCGTTACCGTGGCCAAATACCTGCTGCGCGGCGACATAATAGAATAG
- a CDS encoding Na+/H+ antiporter subunit G, with protein sequence MTLGTEILISAILLLGAGMLLVGSIGLARLPDFYTRLHAPTKATTLGIACIVLASMLDSWINHDLVSVKEPVITLFLLITAPVTAYMLSKAALHYRVRPVKRTQNQHLINTARNQQPPKATDMTE encoded by the coding sequence ATGACTCTGGGTACAGAAATACTGATCAGCGCAATTCTGCTACTGGGAGCGGGCATGCTTTTAGTGGGCTCGATTGGACTGGCACGCTTGCCCGACTTCTACACCCGCCTGCACGCTCCCACCAAGGCCACCACCCTGGGTATTGCCTGCATTGTGCTGGCATCGATGCTCGACTCCTGGATCAATCATGACCTGGTCAGTGTCAAGGAACCCGTCATCACCCTGTTTCTATTGATCACCGCCCCCGTTACAGCCTATATGCTGAGTAAAGCGGCCTTGCACTACCGTGTTCGCCCGGTCAAACGCACCCAGAATCAGCATTTAATAAACACGGCCCGCAATCAGCAACCGCCCAAAGCCACCGATATGACCGAATAA
- the ptsP gene encoding phosphoenolpyruvate--protein phosphotransferase: MKDVILELARIAQAVSGNEDPRQQAVTIVELISESMMVDVCSLYMAEEDGDMLLLASHGLSSSAVGRTRLPQGKGLVGLVAQSRHPINTDNAQQHSAYLYLAETHEERFQSFCGVPLVRRGRVIGVLVVQGRQSRQISQQEEAFLVTLASQLSLLLDGVSVAIAQPRNSNVRRTGVKGSSGVGIGSVLLCGGTELYGVADCPCADSELTIERWHQLLAQVRSDIETQQRTLDPEFSSSIAAVFEAYQLLLSDKALIDSVEQQIRQGHDLPSALKRSIQQLSDLFLSMDDPYLRARHEDIQHLGNKLYSAWLGEDLRNTTVDGPVVLVGAQVGIAEIAQVPAEQLMGIICYEGSSLSHTAVVAKAMGIPAVLGVGALRGINGGETIIVDGNQGQVILRPSASLVAEFGKLVNDDNELLSQLANLRDLPAQTTDGEVIRLFTNTGLLADIAPGVRHGAEGVGLYRTEIPFMVYDNFPSEDEQVSTYRKILDAYPDKPVCMRTLDIGGDKQLPYFPIANEENPALGWRGIRFCLDNVQLLMTQVRAMLRAAQGKNNLRILLPMVSASEELDSFRELLLDACQQLWQEGYQVSQPRLGVMVEVPATISQLERWSTQIDFVSIGSNDLSQYLLALDRNNARVAQRYDPVHPSVLAEIKRVVDIAQRCDLPLSVCGEMASDPVAVVLLLGMGVKTLSLSAPRLPRIKCLLRSLSAADAQTLWYEIAELDRAQQIRNRVGDFLRGKGLEALCR; encoded by the coding sequence ATGAAAGATGTGATTCTCGAACTGGCCCGAATTGCCCAGGCGGTCTCGGGTAACGAGGACCCACGACAACAAGCAGTAACCATTGTCGAACTTATCAGTGAATCGATGATGGTCGATGTCTGCAGCCTCTATATGGCCGAAGAAGATGGCGATATGCTACTGCTGGCCTCGCATGGTTTATCTTCCTCTGCGGTGGGTCGCACCCGCCTGCCTCAGGGCAAAGGTCTGGTGGGATTGGTGGCCCAGAGTCGACATCCGATTAATACGGATAATGCCCAGCAGCATTCGGCTTACCTCTATCTGGCTGAAACCCACGAAGAGCGGTTCCAAAGCTTTTGTGGGGTGCCCCTGGTGCGGCGAGGCCGGGTCATCGGTGTGCTGGTCGTGCAGGGGCGGCAATCGCGTCAGATTAGCCAACAGGAAGAGGCTTTCCTGGTCACCCTGGCGTCTCAACTCAGCCTGTTGCTGGATGGGGTTTCCGTCGCCATCGCCCAGCCTCGAAATAGCAATGTGCGTCGTACCGGGGTAAAGGGTTCGAGTGGTGTGGGGATCGGTAGCGTGTTGCTCTGTGGTGGCACCGAACTCTATGGCGTCGCCGATTGTCCCTGTGCTGATAGCGAGTTAACAATCGAGCGCTGGCACCAGCTATTGGCACAAGTGCGATCAGACATCGAAACACAGCAACGTACCTTGGATCCCGAGTTTTCCAGCAGTATTGCAGCCGTTTTTGAGGCCTATCAGTTGCTCCTGTCCGATAAGGCATTGATCGACAGTGTCGAGCAACAGATTCGTCAGGGCCATGATCTCCCAAGCGCTTTGAAGCGCAGCATTCAGCAACTGTCAGACCTGTTTCTATCCATGGATGATCCTTACCTGCGTGCGCGCCATGAAGATATCCAGCATCTGGGAAACAAGTTATACAGCGCCTGGCTTGGTGAAGATTTACGCAATACGACCGTGGATGGTCCCGTGGTATTGGTGGGGGCTCAGGTGGGCATTGCCGAAATTGCTCAGGTACCGGCAGAGCAACTGATGGGTATTATCTGCTACGAGGGATCCTCTCTTTCTCATACGGCGGTGGTGGCAAAAGCCATGGGAATTCCTGCGGTGTTGGGGGTGGGAGCCTTGCGGGGGATTAATGGTGGTGAAACCATTATCGTGGATGGGAATCAGGGGCAGGTGATTTTGCGGCCCAGCGCCTCATTGGTCGCGGAGTTTGGCAAGCTGGTTAATGATGACAATGAGCTGCTGTCCCAATTGGCGAATCTGCGCGATCTACCCGCACAAACCACGGATGGTGAGGTGATTCGCCTGTTCACCAATACCGGGCTGCTGGCAGATATTGCGCCTGGAGTGCGCCACGGTGCCGAAGGGGTGGGTCTGTATCGAACCGAAATTCCGTTTATGGTGTACGACAATTTTCCCTCTGAAGATGAGCAAGTTTCTACTTACCGGAAAATCCTGGATGCCTATCCCGACAAACCGGTGTGCATGCGTACCCTGGATATTGGCGGGGATAAACAGCTGCCCTATTTCCCTATTGCGAATGAAGAGAATCCGGCTCTGGGCTGGCGTGGAATTCGCTTCTGCCTGGATAATGTGCAACTGCTGATGACGCAGGTCAGGGCCATGTTGCGGGCAGCTCAGGGGAAAAATAATCTGCGTATCCTGTTGCCGATGGTGAGTGCCAGTGAAGAGCTGGACAGCTTTAGGGAGTTACTGCTCGATGCCTGCCAACAGTTGTGGCAAGAAGGGTATCAGGTGTCACAGCCCCGACTCGGGGTGATGGTGGAAGTGCCTGCAACGATTTCACAGTTGGAGCGCTGGTCGACGCAAATAGATTTTGTCTCCATCGGTTCGAACGATTTGAGCCAGTATTTGCTGGCGTTGGATCGTAACAACGCTCGGGTCGCCCAGCGTTACGATCCTGTTCACCCATCGGTACTCGCTGAAATCAAACGAGTGGTCGATATCGCTCAGCGCTGTGATCTGCCGCTGAGTGTCTGCGGTGAAATGGCGTCGGATCCGGTTGCGGTGGTGTTGCTATTGGGAATGGGGGTGAAAACCCTGAGCCTGAGCGCGCCTCGACTACCTCGCATTAAATGCTTGTTGCGTTCGCTCAGCGCCGCCGATGCTCAAACCCTGTGGTATGAGATTGCTGAGCTGGATCGAGCGCAGCAAATAAGGAACCGAGTGGGGGATTTCTTGCGCGGTAAAGGTCTGGAAGCGCTTTGCCGCTAA
- a CDS encoding mechanosensitive ion channel domain-containing protein, translated as MKQILRIITLLLILPAYAASPQDPPIEPALSLNVQELNPGWWSVIESLQGNQRISFINNIRDYLEQEYDALDNPEVIQNRKVIDSILDRLSRPNNATDSQIELPTPKDQYSIREWLELHRKNSHLTNEISFLRDEQKRVDNIATDLRSTISESLIEYRAAPTGSQEKLVIASQAIRYQLELLLKRSEVANLRQTISTLQKNEQKVSDLLEYAEENLTPTPKQLAILEKKISTIKSKIEKNNLSAYQKKIDELSTKPDNDKLAKKIRNRIRSLEDYANAIDLNSQLIVTQLELSIELGLSGQPMQLPHPVESAWEALGSQILRLNSQFTELLSLLRNADDIESETSFTKTWSRLGKGRQFNYRISLRSAEIQYLLASYKKIALQQRSWWNPEKFFPSRLILLLTDSLGDAWEYPLFSVNQSPVTPASISWFLLIFLLGLVLSYLLRRGLSRLAEKRTNVSESALFTIGKIFHYIIISIALILGFSALGIDFSNLAIIAGALGVGIGFGLQSIFNNFISGLILLFERPLKVGDLVELESGVRGRIKAINVRSTQISTWDNIDILVPNSEFISGRVTNYTYTNDLRRLHIPFGVAYGSDKEKVKSAVIEAALNQPLT; from the coding sequence ATGAAACAGATTCTTCGGATTATTACACTGCTACTTATCCTGCCTGCTTATGCAGCGTCACCTCAAGACCCACCCATTGAACCTGCTCTATCACTGAATGTTCAAGAACTGAATCCTGGCTGGTGGAGTGTTATCGAATCATTACAGGGTAACCAGCGAATATCGTTTATTAACAATATTCGAGACTATCTTGAGCAGGAATATGACGCCCTTGATAACCCTGAAGTTATTCAAAACAGAAAAGTCATCGACTCTATCCTTGATCGACTATCGAGACCCAACAATGCTACTGACTCTCAAATAGAACTACCCACCCCCAAGGACCAATACAGCATTCGAGAATGGCTTGAACTGCATCGAAAAAACAGTCACCTGACCAATGAAATCTCATTTTTGCGCGATGAACAAAAACGAGTAGATAACATCGCGACCGATTTACGAAGTACCATTTCAGAGTCATTAATTGAATATCGAGCCGCACCTACAGGCTCACAAGAGAAACTGGTCATCGCATCCCAGGCCATACGTTATCAACTGGAGCTATTACTGAAGCGCTCCGAGGTCGCCAACCTTCGACAGACCATTAGCACCTTACAAAAAAATGAACAGAAAGTTTCCGACTTACTTGAATATGCTGAAGAAAACCTGACCCCAACCCCAAAACAATTAGCGATACTTGAAAAAAAAATCTCCACAATAAAAAGTAAAATCGAAAAAAACAACTTATCGGCTTATCAAAAAAAAATCGACGAACTATCGACCAAACCCGACAATGACAAACTGGCTAAAAAAATACGTAATCGGATCCGCAGTCTTGAAGACTACGCAAACGCTATCGATCTTAATTCCCAACTAATTGTGACTCAACTGGAGTTATCGATAGAACTGGGATTATCTGGACAGCCAATGCAATTGCCTCATCCTGTGGAATCCGCATGGGAAGCTTTGGGATCTCAAATTTTAAGACTGAACAGTCAATTTACAGAACTATTGAGCTTACTGAGAAATGCAGATGACATCGAAAGCGAAACCAGTTTCACTAAAACCTGGAGCCGTCTTGGAAAAGGCCGGCAATTCAATTATAGAATCTCCCTTAGATCCGCAGAAATCCAATATCTATTAGCAAGTTACAAAAAGATTGCATTACAGCAGCGTAGCTGGTGGAATCCCGAAAAATTCTTCCCAAGCCGCCTGATTTTACTACTGACAGATAGCCTCGGTGATGCTTGGGAATACCCTCTATTCTCCGTAAATCAATCCCCGGTAACGCCCGCCAGCATTAGCTGGTTTCTGTTAATATTCCTGTTAGGGCTTGTGCTTTCATACCTCTTAAGGCGAGGACTATCAAGGCTCGCCGAGAAACGTACTAACGTTTCCGAATCCGCACTGTTCACCATAGGAAAAATTTTTCACTACATCATTATCAGCATCGCGCTTATATTGGGATTCTCAGCCCTAGGCATCGACTTCTCCAATCTGGCCATCATTGCAGGTGCTCTCGGAGTGGGTATCGGTTTTGGACTGCAATCAATATTCAATAACTTTATTTCAGGATTAATTCTACTTTTCGAACGACCACTCAAAGTTGGTGATCTGGTCGAGCTGGAATCGGGAGTTCGAGGCCGAATCAAGGCCATCAATGTACGCAGCACTCAAATCTCAACCTGGGATAATATTGACATTCTGGTACCCAACTCTGAATTCATCAGCGGTCGCGTCACCAATTATACATACACCAACGACCTGAGACGTTTGCACATTCCTTTTGGTGTCGCATACGGTAGCGACAAAGAAAAGGTTAAAAGCGCTGTTATAGAAGCGGCCTTGAACCAACCATTGACGTAA
- a CDS encoding ATP-dependent zinc protease family protein — protein sequence MERVKGKMLVGAIEQCDLPELEICGLHVRIDTGAQTSSLHVDNLEEFEQAEETWVRFDIHPDIHQVESIVRCEAKITGKRKVKSSNGTFQKRYRIDTRLRMGGEEWPIQLTLADRSEMSYLMLLGRQAMGSHMIVDPSANYLLK from the coding sequence ATGGAACGAGTAAAAGGAAAAATGCTGGTGGGTGCCATTGAGCAATGTGACCTGCCCGAACTTGAAATTTGTGGATTGCATGTTCGTATTGATACTGGCGCACAAACCTCCTCCTTGCATGTGGATAACCTGGAAGAGTTCGAACAAGCTGAAGAAACCTGGGTTCGCTTTGATATCCACCCGGATATTCATCAAGTGGAGTCTATCGTTCGTTGTGAAGCGAAAATTACGGGCAAACGTAAAGTCAAAAGCTCCAACGGTACTTTCCAAAAACGTTACCGAATAGACACTCGACTACGTATGGGGGGGGAGGAATGGCCAATACAGTTAACCTTGGCGGACCGCTCGGAAATGTCCTATCTGATGCTGCTGGGGCGTCAGGCCATGGGAAGCCATATGATTGTAGATCCTTCTGCCAATTATCTGTTGAAGTGA
- a CDS encoding succinylglutamate desuccinylase/aspartoacylase family protein, whose translation MSDPLEIAGVKIGPGESKRLELPSVRLYTDTSMGIPVFVTRGKRPGPTLFVSAAIHGDELNGVEIIGRLLKSKSVKKLRGTLISVPIVNVYGVLNQSRYLPDRRDLNRSFPGSSRGTFAGRVANLFLQEIVSKCDYGIDLHTGAIHRSNLPQVRANLDDDETREMARAFGVSVMVNSNLRDGSLRQSASELGVKILLYEAGEALRFDELSIRAGYRGVINVMRQLGMITKARKKSPVEPFEARQSVWVRASESGFISHLKELGDYVSKGDELAIIKDPYGEVLNSVVTKYEGIIIGKQNIPLVQEGEALYHIAYFKKPDGVMESLETMQDYLIPEDTTDPLSDSPSSLARD comes from the coding sequence ATGTCGGATCCTTTGGAAATTGCAGGAGTAAAAATAGGGCCCGGTGAAAGCAAACGGCTGGAGCTACCTTCGGTACGCCTGTACACGGATACCAGCATGGGAATACCGGTATTCGTTACCCGGGGTAAGCGTCCGGGGCCTACGCTGTTTGTGAGTGCGGCGATTCATGGTGATGAGCTTAACGGGGTTGAGATTATTGGCCGCTTGCTGAAAAGTAAATCGGTGAAAAAACTGAGAGGTACCTTGATTTCGGTACCCATTGTGAATGTATATGGCGTGCTGAACCAGAGCCGATACCTGCCGGATCGGCGCGACCTGAATCGCTCTTTCCCGGGCTCCAGTCGTGGCACGTTTGCGGGCCGGGTAGCGAATCTCTTTTTGCAGGAAATCGTATCGAAATGTGATTATGGTATCGATTTGCACACAGGGGCTATTCATCGCAGTAACTTGCCTCAGGTACGGGCCAATCTTGACGATGACGAAACTCGAGAAATGGCTCGCGCCTTTGGCGTGTCGGTTATGGTCAACTCCAACTTGCGTGATGGTTCCCTGCGTCAAAGCGCATCCGAGCTGGGAGTGAAAATTCTGCTCTATGAAGCCGGTGAAGCCCTGCGTTTTGATGAGTTGTCTATTCGTGCAGGGTACCGTGGGGTGATCAATGTTATGCGTCAGCTTGGCATGATCACGAAAGCTCGTAAAAAATCACCCGTAGAACCCTTTGAAGCGCGACAGAGTGTTTGGGTTAGGGCGTCCGAGAGCGGCTTTATCAGCCACTTAAAGGAGCTTGGCGATTATGTCTCCAAAGGCGATGAGCTGGCGATCATTAAAGACCCTTATGGTGAGGTGCTCAATAGCGTGGTGACAAAATACGAAGGCATCATCATCGGTAAGCAAAATATTCCGTTGGTGCAAGAGGGCGAAGCGTTATACCACATTGCTTATTTTAAAAAGCCGGATGGGGTCATGGAAAGCCTGGAAACCATGCAAGACTATTTGATACCAGAGGATACGACCGACCCGCTCAGCGATTCTCCTTCCTCTTTGGCACGGGATTAG
- the rimK gene encoding 30S ribosomal protein S6--L-glutamate ligase — protein sequence MKVAILSRNPRLYSTRRLKEAGEMLGHEVDVIDTMHCYMDITSSNPSVRYKGEALPRYDAVIPRIGASVTFYGTAVVRQFEMMGTYSINESVAINRSRDKLRSLQLLSRKGIGLPRTGFAHHPDKIDDLIKNVGGAPVVIKLLEGTQGIGVVLAETKKAAESIIEAFMGLKANILVQEYIEEAGGADIRCLVIGDKVVAAMKRQASEGEFRSNLHRGGTAEIVRLTPEERKTAVAAAKAMGLGMSGVDILRSDNGPLVMEVNSSPGLEGIETATGKDVAKMIFDHISKKAKPNSTRTRGKG from the coding sequence ATGAAGGTTGCAATATTGTCACGTAACCCCAGGTTGTATTCGACTCGCCGCTTAAAAGAAGCGGGTGAGATGCTGGGCCATGAGGTGGATGTTATCGACACCATGCATTGCTATATGGATATCACCAGCAGTAACCCCTCGGTTCGCTACAAGGGGGAAGCCTTGCCCAGGTACGATGCGGTGATTCCACGCATCGGCGCCTCGGTGACTTTTTATGGCACTGCTGTGGTGCGGCAATTTGAGATGATGGGCACCTACAGCATCAATGAATCGGTGGCGATCAACCGTTCAAGGGATAAGTTGCGCTCGTTGCAGTTGTTGTCTCGCAAAGGTATTGGTTTGCCGCGCACCGGTTTTGCCCATCACCCGGATAAAATTGATGACCTGATAAAAAATGTAGGGGGGGCTCCGGTGGTCATCAAACTGTTGGAAGGCACCCAGGGTATAGGGGTGGTGCTGGCGGAAACCAAAAAGGCGGCGGAAAGCATTATTGAAGCCTTTATGGGACTTAAAGCCAATATACTGGTACAGGAATATATTGAAGAAGCGGGAGGCGCGGATATTCGTTGTCTGGTGATTGGGGATAAGGTGGTTGCGGCCATGAAACGTCAGGCCAGTGAGGGCGAATTTCGATCCAACCTGCATCGTGGTGGTACGGCGGAGATTGTTCGTTTGACGCCGGAAGAGCGCAAGACCGCTGTTGCGGCCGCCAAGGCCATGGGGCTGGGAATGAGTGGGGTAGATATTTTGCGCTCCGATAACGGTCCACTGGTGATGGAGGTGAACTCATCGCCGGGCTTGGAGGGGATAGAAACCGCAACCGGTAAGGATGTTGCCAAAATGATATTTGATCACATATCTAAGAAGGCCAAACCCAACAGCACCCGTACTCGAGGCAAGGGGTAA
- the leuA gene encoding 2-isopropylmalate synthase, translated as MTAFDHSKYQPFPPIKLSDRQWPDRVIEVAPHWCSVDLRDGNQALMEPMSVAQKKRLFLLLVEIGFKEIEVGFPAASKPDFDFLRLLVDEQLIPDDVSVQVLTQAREPLIAKTFESLVGVKRAIVHLYNSTSTIQREQVFGLDTDGVKAIAVKGAQWLNQYAAQYPDTHWTFEYSPESFTGTELEYAVEVVDAVTEVWQPTASNPVIINLPATVEMSTPNVYADQIEWFCRHVARREALQISVHTHNDRGCGVAASELAVMAGADRVEGTLFGNGERTGNMDIITMAMNLYSQGVDPQLQLGEMDRISRTFKECTQLPIHPRHPYVGELVFTAFSGSHQDAINKCLSGYEPGNAWQVAYLPIDPADLGRSYQEVIRINSQSGKGGVAYVLDRDYGLQLPRWMQIDFSQKVQQQAEQEATELSPESIWSLFRQTYVSRKLPYHLEGYQVTRRDKQDSLVAEVRVAGEPVCMAAEGGGVVDAFVQALQTQSEHQIGVVEYSEHAIGQGEDAKAIAYVLLNVDGERVCGVGISEDIVNASLSAILSALNRSAVAAQAQAA; from the coding sequence ATGACGGCCTTCGATCACAGTAAGTACCAACCCTTTCCTCCCATTAAATTGAGCGATCGCCAATGGCCCGACCGGGTGATTGAGGTGGCCCCTCACTGGTGCAGCGTTGACCTGCGCGATGGTAACCAGGCGCTTATGGAGCCCATGAGCGTGGCACAGAAAAAACGGCTGTTTCTGTTGCTGGTAGAGATCGGTTTCAAGGAGATCGAGGTCGGATTTCCCGCCGCCTCCAAGCCGGATTTCGACTTTTTACGTTTGCTGGTCGACGAGCAGTTGATTCCCGATGATGTCAGCGTTCAGGTCTTGACCCAGGCGCGAGAGCCGCTTATTGCCAAAACCTTTGAGTCTCTGGTGGGCGTCAAGAGAGCGATTGTTCACCTGTATAACTCCACCTCAACCATTCAGCGTGAGCAGGTGTTTGGCCTGGATACCGACGGTGTGAAAGCAATAGCGGTCAAGGGGGCTCAGTGGCTGAACCAATATGCCGCCCAATACCCGGACACTCACTGGACCTTTGAATATTCTCCCGAAAGCTTTACTGGCACCGAGCTGGAATACGCCGTTGAGGTGGTGGATGCAGTGACCGAGGTTTGGCAGCCCACGGCATCTAACCCGGTGATCATCAATCTCCCGGCTACGGTGGAGATGTCGACTCCTAATGTGTATGCCGATCAGATCGAGTGGTTTTGCCGGCATGTCGCGCGCCGGGAAGCTTTGCAAATCAGCGTGCATACCCATAACGACCGCGGTTGCGGTGTGGCTGCGTCCGAGCTGGCGGTGATGGCGGGGGCCGACCGGGTCGAGGGCACCCTGTTTGGCAACGGCGAGCGCACCGGCAACATGGATATCATCACCATGGCCATGAACCTCTACAGCCAGGGTGTTGATCCGCAGCTACAGCTAGGAGAGATGGACCGTATCTCCCGTACCTTTAAGGAGTGCACTCAGCTGCCGATTCATCCTCGTCACCCCTATGTGGGTGAACTGGTGTTTACGGCGTTTTCCGGTAGTCATCAGGATGCGATTAACAAGTGCCTGTCCGGTTATGAGCCCGGTAATGCCTGGCAAGTGGCTTATTTGCCGATCGACCCGGCTGACCTTGGGCGATCGTATCAGGAGGTGATTCGTATCAACAGCCAGTCGGGCAAGGGCGGCGTCGCCTACGTGCTCGACCGGGACTACGGCCTGCAATTGCCCCGTTGGATGCAGATCGACTTTAGCCAGAAAGTGCAGCAGCAAGCCGAGCAGGAAGCCACTGAACTTTCCCCGGAATCGATCTGGTCGCTGTTTCGGCAAACCTACGTATCGCGCAAGCTGCCCTATCATCTGGAAGGCTATCAGGTGACCCGGCGGGACAAGCAGGACAGCCTGGTGGCGGAGGTGAGGGTGGCCGGCGAACCGGTTTGCATGGCCGCCGAGGGAGGCGGTGTCGTGGATGCTTTTGTGCAAGCACTGCAAACGCAATCCGAGCATCAAATTGGTGTTGTGGAATATTCCGAGCATGCCATTGGCCAGGGCGAAGATGCCAAAGCCATTGCTTATGTGCTGCTGAATGTGGACGGTGAGCGCGTTTGCGGTGTGGGCATCAGCGAAGATATCGTCAACGCTTCCCTGAGCGCTATTCTCAGCGCCCTGAACCGATCGGCTGTCGCAGCTCAGGCTCAGGCGGCGTAA
- a CDS encoding ABC transporter substrate-binding protein: MTLTKQSFIALATSTMLALGTCSLQAAERHVAITQIVEHPALDAVRKGVKDELADKGYNVDKNLKWSYESAQGSPATAAQIAKKFAGESPDVIVAIATPSAQAAAASARGIPLVFTAVTDPVGAKLVKALDKPSRFITGMTDMSPINKHMELVQTVVPGAKRVGVIYNPGEANSVTLVALVNQEAPKLGMSVVEAAATKSSDVQTAARSLVGKVDAIYLPTDNTVISALEAIIKVAEQNKIPVITGDTDSVARGAIAAQGFNYYEVGRQTGAMVARILDGDSPASIPVQGVERVELFVNPGAAQRMGVTLNSNLVDNAKTVIQ; encoded by the coding sequence ATGACTCTCACCAAACAATCCTTTATTGCCCTGGCCACCAGCACAATGCTGGCTCTGGGTACATGCTCACTACAGGCCGCAGAGCGCCACGTAGCGATCACCCAAATTGTTGAACACCCGGCCCTGGACGCAGTCCGCAAAGGGGTCAAGGATGAGCTGGCCGACAAGGGCTACAACGTCGATAAGAACCTTAAATGGAGCTACGAAAGTGCTCAGGGCAGCCCGGCAACTGCCGCCCAGATCGCAAAAAAATTCGCCGGTGAATCTCCCGATGTGATCGTCGCTATCGCCACCCCTTCTGCCCAGGCCGCCGCCGCTTCAGCCCGCGGTATTCCGTTGGTATTCACCGCCGTGACCGACCCGGTCGGTGCCAAACTGGTCAAAGCCCTGGACAAGCCGAGCCGATTTATCACCGGTATGACTGATATGTCCCCCATCAACAAACATATGGAGCTGGTACAAACCGTAGTGCCTGGCGCCAAGCGTGTCGGTGTGATCTACAACCCCGGTGAGGCCAATTCGGTTACCCTGGTCGCCCTGGTCAATCAGGAGGCTCCCAAACTGGGCATGAGCGTGGTCGAGGCCGCCGCCACCAAATCTTCCGATGTGCAGACCGCCGCTCGCTCGCTGGTTGGCAAGGTCGATGCCATCTACCTGCCCACGGATAACACCGTGATTTCCGCGCTGGAGGCCATCATCAAAGTAGCCGAACAGAATAAAATCCCTGTGATCACCGGGGATACCGATTCAGTTGCTCGCGGTGCGATCGCCGCGCAAGGTTTTAACTACTACGAAGTGGGTCGCCAAACCGGCGCTATGGTGGCGCGCATTCTCGACGGTGACAGCCCGGCGAGCATTCCGGTGCAAGGTGTCGAACGTGTTGAGCTCTTTGTAAACCCCGGCGCTGCCCAGCGCATGGGTGTCACCCTCAATAGCAACCTGGTCGACAACGCCAAAACCGTTATCCAATAA
- a CDS encoding ABC transporter permease, with protein MSLIAFMGAIETGLLFGLVALGVYISFRILDFPDLTVDGSFPLGAAISATAIVAGINPWLATAMALGGGALAGALTAWLNVRLKILHLLASILVMIALYSINLRIMGKPNVALLGETTLLTPVENWAMPYYFSIPLAFTGVVALTMVLVTLFLKSEIGLSMRATGANDRMARAHGVATGWITIVGMALANALVALAGSLFAQSQGSADVTMGVGVIVIGLAAVIGGEAIMSTRTVVLAVVACVLGAILYRLAIAFALNADFIGLKAQDLNLITAALVTIAIVLPGLKKSWFGKRKGATP; from the coding sequence GTGAGTTTAATTGCCTTTATGGGCGCCATCGAGACCGGACTGCTGTTCGGTCTCGTTGCTTTAGGCGTCTACATCTCGTTTCGTATTCTCGATTTTCCCGACCTCACCGTCGATGGCAGCTTCCCTCTGGGCGCAGCCATCAGCGCCACCGCTATCGTGGCCGGCATCAACCCCTGGCTCGCCACTGCCATGGCACTGGGTGGCGGCGCTCTGGCAGGTGCTTTGACCGCCTGGCTGAATGTGCGCCTGAAAATCCTGCATCTGTTGGCATCCATTCTGGTGATGATTGCCCTGTATTCGATCAACCTGCGCATCATGGGCAAGCCCAACGTTGCCCTGCTGGGCGAGACCACATTGCTGACACCGGTGGAAAACTGGGCCATGCCTTATTACTTCAGTATTCCGTTGGCGTTCACCGGCGTGGTGGCACTGACCATGGTGTTAGTGACCCTGTTTCTTAAATCCGAAATTGGTTTATCCATGCGCGCCACAGGTGCCAATGACCGCATGGCCCGAGCCCATGGCGTGGCTACCGGATGGATCACCATTGTCGGCATGGCACTGGCCAACGCACTGGTGGCATTGGCGGGTTCCTTGTTTGCCCAAAGCCAGGGCAGTGCTGATGTCACCATGGGAGTCGGGGTGATTGTTATCGGCCTGGCCGCGGTGATTGGTGGCGAGGCGATCATGTCGACTCGCACCGTTGTACTGGCAGTGGTCGCCTGTGTACTGGGAGCCATTCTGTATCGGCTGGCCATTGCCTTCGCACTCAACGCCGATTTTATTGGCCTCAAAGCCCAGGACCTGAACCTGATCACAGCGGCGCTGGTAACCATCGCTATCGTGCTGCCCGGTTTGAAAAAGAGCTGGTTCGGCAAGCGCAAAGGAGCCACCCCATGA